The window GATTTTCCTGGTCCTGCAAAGCTTGTATATGTTGCTATAGCCACTCGACTCTGTAGAAAAGTAATCACTGTTTTGTCTTACAAAAGAAAGGCATTTCGTAAGATTGTATTTGCCTTTAGatattctttttcaatttgaTCCCCTGTCTGCAGTGCCCACGAACATCAGAGGAGCGTGAGCCCTTATCAGCACACCATGGTGCAGCCTCTACACTCTCTTCTGGGCTCCTCGTCCATACAAATCTGGAAACATCAACACCTGACACTTACCGAGCACCACCTGCACCCCTACCATATGATATGGATTTAGGGCGTCCACAAACTCCACCAGTCATTCAAGGAAGTAGTGCTGACAAGATTGACAATGTGCCGCAGACAACAGATACCGAGGCCGTTGCAGAAACAATCAGTGGCAGGGGTTTTGAAACATCAGCTATGTGTGAAAGTCTGAAAGAATCAGGCTGCAAGATAGAGAAAAATTCTGCACTTGACTCTGCAAAGGAGTCTGAAGTTGAACGTTCAAAGTTGAATGAACCTATTGTTTTAGCAGTTGAGGAGGAGGATGTTTGCCCCACCTGTCTTGAAGGTAACGACTGTATCTTACTTTTGGCATGTTTTTACCAATTCCATCATGATCACATGAGGGATAATCATATCAACCGTTTTTTTACTTCAATGGATAACTTTCTGATTCTCTTGTTGTAGTTGAACTAGAAAGACTGCCATAAACCTTTAGATGTTTCTTCCCTGCAGAGTATGATGAGGAGAACCCAAGAATTATCACGAAATGTGAACATCATTTTCACCTTGCCTGCATTCTTGAATGGATGGAAAGAAGTGACACCTGCCCTGTATGCGATCAGGTCAGCTTTGGGTAGAATTTTGTTCTTGCAGTGTTTAGATGACAACATGTTCCTCTTTAAAATGATGAGTTAAATTATTCGTTTGCTTTGGCTATTCGTTCGGTTGCTAACCGCATACTTGCTCATCAATTGAATAGTTCCCAACAAACaagtgttccctttcttttccAATCAGCATTTCTCTTGTACAAACTCAACCTTCTGATTAAGGGCAACCTCCATTTCGTGTTTCTTGCATTCTATCTCTACACTATTTGAATTTCTGAAAGCTATGCATTTATGAACAagctcctcttctttttatggTTACAGGAAATGGTATTCAACCATTCATGAACAAGTAGCAATCTTAGACTTGCTAGAAGGGGTTTGGAGACATGGGATTACTTGATTAGTCATCATCAGAGTCAGATTCAACTGTAGTTGTCATGTTGTTTTGAAGGTCTTGCGTTTTTGAAATTTCCAAAGTATTTTTGTGGGTCACACATTGGAGTTGCAAAAGATGGAGATCAACGTGCAAGACATCAAAATAATCTGTTTCTCCCAGTGCCTTCTCCATTTTATCAAACCTTGATTGTTAGTGCTCAGATGCAGTTAGCAGTTCAGAAGCAGAAGAATGATTGAAGCTGCATGCCAAACTAGATGCGTCTCCCcttattttctttctatttttttccctgTAGAAAGTGGtaaattctgcatttttatatTGTTTTCTAGTCCGGGAgttcatcttctttcttttctgtacAGCTTATCCTTCAATTTTCAGATACAGATGAACATGGTTGGTTGTTATTTGCAGGAGTTGTACATTGTGTAtgattctctctccctctggtGCAGTATATGGTAGTATGGAATGATAAAATTTTCCCAATATGTGCAAGTGAAAGGTTTATAATATCAGCTGCATTTTTAAACCAAACTATTGATTGAATTTCTCTCAGCTCTTCTGATTgcaaggaaaaagggaaatgaGATTTATTAAAATGAGGATGCAAACTTTTATAATCAATATTGTATAGTTAATTTAAACTTTAATTAAAAGTGTGAACTAAAATATTcaaatattttcttaattttcttatGGAGGGTTCCCTTTGATGCCCGTGTGCAGTTTCGGGTGTTGAGGAGGGGGGGTTTATTACTGGAAACCTGTAAATAGAGTGGGGGAATTTAAGACATTCCAGGAGGGGTTGCTACAGTAATCTGGGTGTGATTGGGAGAGGTGCCTGTGTGCAGATCCTGATTTAAGTTGGCGTCGTGGGgattttcccctcttttcttttttaaataatgggaagtagttttctgtacggaAGTGTGGCTTATGCCAgtactctcatgtgtctatctctttcctccacAAAATCAGGGGGTAaaagtgtcttttcaaatgaggaggagagagatagactcatgggagtgttggcataggtcacactcctggacagagaactttttctcttaaataattatgggagagggttttccAAGCAAACAGCGTAGAGGAGCATATCAACAAGGTGTGTCTCATGATTGTACAGTGATACTAGTGTACCTTCCCAGCGGCTCAAGGAAGTTTTAATAGAAATAGAGTCGGTTATATTGTTACTATTTGGAGGTACTCTTAACTATAGTTGGATGGAATTAATTATGGAAATGTAGCAGTTGTCCTAATCCAATCGGATCCCAAGGTTTGCCATCTTTGTTTTGCCATAGACATGGGGATTTAGATCATTTATTGGCTTTGGGAGATTTTTATTGTGATTATGGTTTTcctcttttttgtgtttttcaggtgTCTTAATTCATAATTATATGTGGCgattttgaaccttgaggaGAAGTTCTGTGTGTAGaagttgcgcccagacacatcgACTGCCCATTTAAGGGGGTGAGCTGATCATTCCGCCTACTCCCATGTGCCTTGACTTGGAATATAAGATACTAATTAATAATCTCTCTTATccttaatatatataattaaaatcTCTCTcccaatatatattttaatggaAGGAGTAAGGATATAGTTGATTTTTATAAGGCCAGGAGCATCGGACtccaatatatattttaatggaATTATCACTTTCACTCCATAGTCCATTCCCACTTATGTCTGTATCTGCCCAAAAGAGGAGTCTTCTTCCAAAGGATGTGCTTCAAGTTCAAaggtcaataaaaaaaaaaagttgaaaatctTTGTTTGGTGACTAAGAGTGGGGACCAGACAGACACCAGTCACCAAACAGCCCAAACAAAAGCTCTGCTGCCGTAAGAATTTAAGATAATCTCTCATACCGAAGTTACCAAACTCAATTTAAAACTCTGTCCCACTCTCACACATACATTTAGACATGTGTGATTAAATTAGGGAGAATGCAACTTTGAAAAGTCCAAAAGTGATGTCTAATCAGATCGAAGCCCATGTTACTAGCCAGTATTCACTATTTCTCGTCGACAATGATTCCCATCATAATGATTAGTATTATTGCTTTCATGGCTtgcggtatcggtatcggtatcggtatccgATCGACGTATTTGTTTTGCAAAGGACCAATCTTGTTACCATATTAATACTCTATCAGAGATACGGTATGGATAGGGGATCAAATGGTAAAAAAACTCAATTTAAAAGGAGAATCAAGAACAAATTTGCCCAATATAACCGACCCGTGCCAATACCAATCTGATACCATATCAGTTTCTGAGTTGAATGATACCTATTCTGATACCGTGCATTAGTAGTTATTTATCTTAGTTATCCCCCCCGGCTATCTTAAACAATGTTGTACTTAAATCATAGAATCGGGATCATTATCGATCCAATCAATGTtgatatcgatattgatacaAATCGATTGATACTAGCCAATTGGATGAGGACTGATACATTACTTTCTTATCGATTAAGTATCGATATTTGTATCAATATTAGGTAACCAGctataccgatacatatcgattaGTACTACCAATACAATATCGAATTATTGGTACCTTGCTAAACGCGGAAGCCATGTGCATTGGATACAACCTTTCTTTTGATTTATGGAAGACCTCCTTAATTTTCAGAGGATCTCCTCGAAGTtgtatccttttctttttgtcttcaATGACTTTATAAATTGACTGATGAGGTTAAACGtgccaaaagagaaaaaaagaaacattatCGGAGCTTATAATACTGATACAACATCGAAATGGATCAgcaaatgcaaatgcaaatttgttttcatcaaattttaatctttaattaaatcgatacatattggtATTGATATTAGTATTGTTTGAAACCAATACAGATACCAATATTTTTAACTAAAAACCATGGTCTTaagatcatggtttgaggtatcggtattgcaTCGCCTGATACGTGAGGTATAtatcgattttgctagtcattgatcCCAATACCGTATTGATATCATATGAGTGAAATGACACAAACAAAAGGTAAAACAATCATAAAAAccatttttaagaaaaatcaaGGCTAAATATATTCAATATAATCAATCCGTGCCAATATCGTATCTGCGTCATATCGATTTTGTAGGTGACTGATACCGTGCAGTAAAACCTTATTATACTCCTTATGTTCTTCTATACAGAAGCAGAAGGATTCTCAGCTTATGTTTAAGGGTATTGTGGTCATATCATCACATAAGTTATTAACGTTTCTTAAAAGCCCTTGGAGACAAATTTTATGACCTCAAGTACAGTGGCAAaaactttatcaaaaaaaaaaatatggtacaGTGGCAAAAGGTTCACTGGTTCAGTGGCCattgttctttctctctcttcccaaaaccttttgattttagGTAATTTTTATACAGTGAACGGCAGCCTTTGAAGTGAGAAACGAATATCTGCCAAAAtctattctctttttctttcgaatctctcttttctttgttgttccATCGTTGGTGGGTTCTCTTCTCTAATTCGCTGTTATCCTCCTCCCTGTTTAGTTTTTTTGCTTGAATCTTTCATGCCGATCTGCAAGAACAAATGGTCTCCTTCGATCTGAAAACGTGAAACGATGGATCAAATAACGCGGGCAAAAGTTCATCTCTTGATGTTTTCTGCTgcttttatttgtattttagcGGAAATTGAGTTTGGCTCAAGCTCCAGGGTCGAACTGGACAACAGTACAAGATTTTTTCCAAGAGAACTTCTGACTGATGGAATCGTAATAGAGAAACCCGCCGATCGAGAGCTCAAGCTCCCTTGCGGCTTGAAAATCTTGGATGGTTGCAGAAAAGGACGGATTGAAGCGGGTTCGAGTATCTCTAGggaaaaccaaaacaaacctAATTCACAAACCAGCTTTGCTCAAACCTCTGTCATCTCAAGGAGAAGCCAGAAATTGGAGTTAGGATCTGTTATCCTTGCGGGAAATTCGACGATTTGGAGTGAGAACCGCACTTTCGAGCTCGGTTTTTTCAGCACGGATGGCGAATCCAATTGGTACGTCGGCATCTGGTACGCTTCCATACCCATTCGAACCTACGTTTGGGTGGCAAACCGAAAATCTCCTGTCAAAAACTTCACCTCCTCAGTAATGCGATTTACCGAAGACGGCAAGCTCGTGATAACGGATTCCGGCGATCGTAATGTCTGGCGGACGGAAAATGCAGAAGAAGCAGTGAGTGCGCAGCTCCTAGAAACTGGAAACCTTGTCCTTTTGTCGCGCAAAGGGACGATGGTCTGGCAAAGCTTCGACTTTCCGACCGACACATGGCTGCCAGGTATGAACATTACTAGCCGTACCTCTGTTGAGTGCTGGAGAAGTGAGTCTGATCCGTCCCCTGGTAATTACTCTCTCCGTCTAAAACCTCCACAGTATGGCGAGTTCGAACTcctcttcaatggcagcaagaCCTACTGGTCTACCGGTAAATGGACCGGCAATTCCTTCGCTAACGTCCCTGAGATGACTGTGCGGTACATCTActccttccatttcttccatcctTTCACTGCCGCAGCATCTTTCATGTACACCGTTATCTCTCAGGACAACAGTTCACGGCCACCGCTAACTCGATTCTTTATTGATTCCTCTGGTCAGCTGAAGCAGTTCACCTGGTCGACTCAGATGGAAAGTTGGAATATGTTCTGGTGTCGGCCTGAGAATTGGTGCAGTGTTTATGGATTGTGTGGGAACTTAGGGTTTTGCAGCAGCCGTACTCAGAGGCCGTGCGAATGCCTTGCTGGATTCACACCTAGCGACCGACGCGCGTGGAACTCCGGGGATTTTTCCGGAGGTTGCCGTCACAAGGACGACTACCTGTGCAATGAAAGTGATGCATTTGAAGAGGTTGGAACCGTTGGTTTTGATGCTGCCACTGGTGTGTCGTTATCCGGAAGCGGAAGCCGGAGTTTCTGCGAGTCCTCATGCTTGAAGAACTGTTCGTGCATTGGTATAACCCACAACGCAGAAACCGGTCTGTGTGAGAATATTCATGGGAACATGCTGAACCTCCGGAATCTGACATCTGGTAGCACAGGGGAAGAGGTTCTTTATATCAGGGTTGGGAGACAAGGATcgacgaagaagaagagtaaaTTGATGACGGTGGCTCTGATTGGCGGTATTTGTGGGTTGGTGGCGATCGCGGGAATGGCAGTTTTAGGGATATTTATGCTGCGGAAGAAGAGAAAtcggaaaaaggagaaagaggcTGTTATTCCGGTGACGAACTTGAAAGTGTTCTCTTACAAGGAGCTTTCCGCAGCTACTCGAGGATTCTCAGAGAAGCTCGGGCATGGTGGCTTTGGGACTGTTTTCAAAGGAGAACTACCAGATTCCCCTCCTATTGCTGTGAAACGGCTTGAACGCCCAGGTGGGGGTGAGAAAGAATTTCGAGCGGAGGTCTGCACAATCGGGAACATCCAACATGTTAATCTTGTGCGCCTGAGAGGCTTCTGCTCAGAGAACTCTCACAGACTCTTGGTTTATGATTATATGCAGAATGGGCCGTTGAGTGCGTTTCTGCGGCGAGATGGGCAGAGTTTGAGTTGGGATGTGAGATTCAGGGTGGCAGTTGGGACGGCCAAGGGTATTGCATACTTGCATGAGGAATGCAGGGATTGCATCATACATTGCGACATCAAGCCAGAGAACATTCTTCTGGACACTGATTTTTCGGCCAAGGTTTCGGATTTTGGTTTAGCAAAGCTCATAGGCAGGGATTTCAGTAGGGTTTTGACAACAATGAGAGGAACGCGAGGTTATGTGGCGCCGGAGTGGATTTCAGGGGTTGCCATCACCGCCAAAGCTGATGTTTACAGTTATGGGATGACATTGCTGGAGATCGTAGGTGGGCGACGCAATGTGGAGAAACCACTATCGGCGGGCAGAGAGGGGGTGATGGAAGAGAAATGGTTCTTCCCCCCTTGGGCTGCAAGGCAGATAATTGAGGGTAATGTGGCTGGTGTGGTGGATGAGCGGCTTGCAGGGGGTTACGACCCTGTAGAGGTAGAGCGGTTGGCACTTGTGGCTGTATGGTGTATTCAGGATGAAGAGGTTGCAAGGCCCACAATGAGTCTGGTGGTGAAGATGCTAGAGGGAACGGTGGAAGTCACGGTTCCACCGCCACCGCAGCTGTTGCAGGCACTGATCTCTGGAGATTCTTTTCCTGGAGTTGGTGTTTCTGGGCTGAAGCCATCAAGTGGTGCTGGTGTTAATTCTGATTGACAAGAGTCCGGCCTTAATTGCCAGCATAATCAAAACGCTGCTGCTCTTATCTTCCCTCTGTTCTCTGGTGAGCTTGTCTTACTCTTCCCCCAAAGCATGTCAGCTTCTTTATTTTCAGCTGACCAAGATCTTCATTTTGGTGGTAGCGGGGAAACTCTAACTACAGCATCTCCTACTCAAACCTCAAACTTGCCTCATCTGTCCCACCTTTTTAGTTCATTCCTCTCTCATCTCAGCAAAAGCTGTTTTCTCCATCGAAGTTCTACATTTTGACATAGAAAATAGACATCATGATTGCTAATTTAGTTACTGTGACATTTCTCCATTTGTTTGAGAGCTTCAGGGTCTGCAaaatcttgttgaccatcctagGTAGCCAAGGAATCCGTTTATTGGAAATTTTAAACACAATTTAGGCCCAAATCCTTCAACGTTAGTAACACCTTATGTTAATTACTTTGAGAAAAACTAGGTTTTGGAATCAGTAAACATAATCCATGAGGTGGAGATGAGATAATTGTTTGGAATCAGCCAAGCTTAGATCCCTCTTCCTGCAGGTCCGAATGGTCTATCCATAAAGAGTTTCTGGGGTTTAGGTCGACTCTTGACTGATTCCCGACTGATCAGGTCGATTCCTGATTCTAGATGAATTGGAATCCATTGCCGGTTCCGGTTACTTTGAACCTTGTAAGGATCTCACCTCCTCTTGTTCCTCAGCTGCCCTCAGCTGCTAGCTCACTCACCCTATACTCAAATCATACGCAGATGctcttttctctcttgttttAGCACATTCCCAATGGGAcactacacacacacacaagcaaattccaaataagaGGAATCCAGTTCCTTCTTCCTAGTTCCTATACACCTGTGGTAGGAACCTTTTGTACACACCCATCTGTCAGATGAGGTTCGAATATTGTGGACCCAGACccacttaggggtgtcaaacggttggtttggtttggtttcagtcaGGTTGAACTGGTTTTAAGTTGGTAATAgatcaaatcaaaaccaaactgttaAGCCAAAAGTCAGTTTTGGtccaattggtttggttttctaTCGATTAACGTAACAAGCTCTTATCTCTTATCGGGTCTTTATCGGGGTAATACTGGTTTAGTTTCGATTTTACATATATATGCATTTAAAAACTACTAAAAATGCTGGGTTTTATCGTTTTTGGTCTAGGTTTTTAcattggttttgttgtgttataTTTAGCTTTGATAACTACCAATTTCGTAGGAGAATGGATcgtctgcacgtaccaacaagtgaacgtacatgtgagagctaatcaaattttaattttgtttctataaatacccctcctccccttgtacaTGGCtaaaataggacaggtggttggctctgACATGTACATTTACCTGTTGGTATGCCAAGAGGAACTGAACTCATTTCGTAAAACCTaaattcaaaaccaaatcgataaAGGTTTTGGCTTGGCTCAGGCTGGAAATTGACAACTGTACCTCTGCTTACATGCAAGTTTTAGCATCAATAAAGTTTATCATGTGGTaaaacaaagcattgaaaaTTCAGGTTGTAAAAGAGTGCACACTAGTATATAGGCATACATGAACGAATGTATGCCAatacagaaattttttttgatcgAGTTAGGTTCTAAAATTAAATCTCTATATTCATTCACCAAAAAAGTTGGACGGTctataggatttttttttgggaaaattactaGATTGTCCACAATTAAGTTTCCTTTTACGAAAGTAACTACCAACATGATTAGATTACTAAACTAGCCACAATAAAGATGGTTATTGTcgcaacccaaaaaaaagatggtTACTGCATAAATACCCAAAACAGAAATGTCCCTCCTCTTTCTTCCCATTTACTTTTTTTACTCTTCTCTCCTGCGAATTAGAATCATAGTTAGCAAAAtcgggaaaaacaaaaaaaaggaaatagatgGTATGCGTTTTAATTGCTAAAAAATTGCAAAGAGACGGTGAAAAAGCAacagaaaatagtaaaaaacagaaaacagatGGTATACGTTTTAAatgtttatatttcaaaaaaatggtGCTATTCTTATATGTAAACGATAAGAATCCATCCGATTCATCCTTATCTCCAACAACCAAGATATCAGGGTCCAACTATGCcgttacatgtgataatagatcaAGCACTACCAAGGATACTTCGGATCTTATCTCCAACTCAAACACTTATAGTTTACATTATATAAATtgatgaatttttatttgaaatacatgcttctcaAAACAAATGTAATATCCAAAATTAATCCATATAAATATTCCACAACCCTGATTGTAAGTTGCAAGACATGTCATCTAATATCATCTAAAATATATCGTTTAATATCAATTCTCAATTTGTACACCTGTTCAAAGTTGAGCAAAGTAGCTTGGTTATGGTGTTattcattgttgtcaacacaaccAACACACTCATGGAGTGATGCATGCTTAGTTGGAGTTGGGAGTCATTGCTTTAGAAACCATTTTTAGTAGGTGCATCAGTTTGTAGTTCAATTTCAGGtccgtgcattgaccttgaattgaaggtgatataatgagaaatgtagcccttcgagtcatctttatgtCAGTGAAAGAATCAGATCGATCAGAATtcatgagagagaaaaagagagatatgATAAGTTAAGTAAGCCATTGTACTTCAACTAGTCCAAAGGTTTTAAATAACGCCAAACAAACAGGAACGCGATTTAAACACGTTTAACACGAGAATGCTCGTCGTTTGCCGTTTTTAACGCGTTTTTACTAACTACGATCACAATTTAGGACAATGGCACAAGACCTGACCGTGATATCGCCGGAATCAACTATGGAGATCTAATTGCATCAACGATGATGCTTCACATCCCTCTGCTTTCTCCTCTCCAGTGGTGCTTTATCAGTTTATCTCTCTCCCCGTTCTCTCTACCTCCATGCGCTTGTCTCTACGATTCTCACCCTACAAGAATTGTTCGCTACATGGACCAAAATTGAAGGACGAGAGGGGTTTAGCATGCTTCAAGCTGGCTGTTAATAGATTCGGGTATCACTTGTTGTCCATCTCTATTGCTTTCGCGGAAGAAATCCTTGTGAATGCAGAGCGAGATCGATAAAAAGGGAACAAATGTGTGTATCCCCAACGAATCTCTTGCTCTCAAATCAGGTGAGTTTTGTTACGATTTCTCACTTTCTTGTTGGCCTATTATTTTTGTTACTATTGCTTTCGAATTATTAATGAAGTTTCAGTTTATGTGTTTCAATGTTTCTTCCTATTTTGAATACGTAGAAATGCTAAAACTTTAGTGTCTTAAGCTGTCAGAATGGATACGGCAAAAATAGTGATAACAGCCAAGTTCAGATTGTTCCAGAGACCTTCATAACCTTTTCTTTGAGGTTGCTCTGCTTTGTTTATTTGCTTAAGTGACCGTGAAACATTAGAGTGGGTGAGCCGACTGAGAAATGGTTTCTCATGGTCAAGCCGTCTTGATCATTGTTAGCAAAAACGCGAACTCTGTTTTAAACGTGTTCccgttttttaccgttttaaatgTTGTCCAAATATACGAGAAAAAATGGCAAGCACACGTTTAAAacatgtttcatttttttggtgttttttaagaccttggacttaaaagaccatatctctctctcccaaactcGGATCGGGCTGATTCTTTTACCAACGTAAAGATGTCTCGAAATGCTATATTTTTCATGACATCACATTCAACTCAAAATCAATGCATGGATACCGAAATTAGAAGCATgtctttcaacaaaaattcctcaatttatatgagaatagtgccgTTTTTATGGTttcatttttttgaaatataaacgtttaaagcCCGTACCATCCGTTTTCCCCTTTTAAccattctctgttttttttttattgttttatttgacCTTTCATTAGTACgtttttattgtttaaaacCCGTATCGTAATACTCCGTTTTTTTGCCGTTCCCGTTTTTACTAACTATGGTCTTGATAGAGATGAAATAGTCAAATGTTTACaccttattttggtttttttacaaatgcccccctgaaaatgctcattccgtatccatgtccgtatctgcttaacactatccgaatccgtccgaaagctaaacggatgcggatacgaataggctatagctatttGAAATGTTATAtatacatgtaaacggataaaatattcgatccgtatccgtttagcactatccgaatctgtccaaaagctaatcggatgcagatgcggatatagcaatatccgagccgaatccaatccgtttacatcgcTACTCAAAATATCCATTTATACAAATGCACCTTTACAACTTTACAATTTCCACGTGctcccctactttcaaaacattgtaacactttagtccagtccgttagtcCGGGACATTAGAGTTTAGttttaaggaatctaatgaccaaaatgcccttatgataaaaactcatcaaaattaaagaatagaGTGACCAAAATGCCTTCCTCATAACTCactaaaattaaagaataaagtgaccaaaatgccctcatcttccccaacccGTTTAagatttgaaactgaaaatcatcCCTAAACAATTTTCAGGGAAGAAGGCTGCTGGGGATGAAGGTTGGGCGGCCACTGTGGAGGAGGGGTTCGCAGAGTAAAGTGATGGTCGTGACGGATGGGAATCTCCTCCTCCTTcgttttgtcttcttcttccactcgaTTTCTTCCTAAAAGTTGAGATGGCCAAACCCTATATTTGGGCATTACTACTTGTAACAGAATACGCCCAAAAATTCAGGGGAATCTACCGAATGAATCccaattaatttaaaaatcaaGAGTTCTGATATAACACCAGAAAACAGAGTACCGCTGAGATATGAACCAATCTGCAATTCACAGAACAGAGAAGCCCAGATTGGATTCAAACTGGGATCGAGAGTTACTTTATAGGGGATAAACAGATGAGGATTAATCAAAGAAACAATCTGCTTGAAACACTACTCTAAAACAGGTACTGAATGGAgtattttccttttgatttttaatgttaAAACTGTTGTTCCCTTTCAACGCTCTCTTTTGTCTAAAATTTGTGCATCTTGTTTATGGAGAGGGTCGCGCATTGTATCAGTCACACTGGATGAAATTGATTTTGGCGTCTTATGCTTGTAATTGTTGTGTTTAACCATGTGCATGTTAGCTGACAGCATGATCTAGGTTTTGGTGGGATTCCATCTTCGTATTCTTTCTACCTATTGAACC is drawn from Telopea speciosissima isolate NSW1024214 ecotype Mountain lineage chromosome 1, Tspe_v1, whole genome shotgun sequence and contains these coding sequences:
- the LOC122669378 gene encoding probable E3 ubiquitin-protein ligase RHB1A, whose product is MGGCCCCSSRRSQLNATPVYYYCPRTSEEREPLSAHHGAASTLSSGLLVHTNLETSTPDTYRAPPAPLPYDMDLGRPQTPPVIQGSSADKIDNVPQTTDTEAVAETISGRGFETSAMCESLKESGCKIEKNSALDSAKESEVERSKLNEPIVLAVEEEDVCPTCLEEYDEENPRIITKCEHHFHLACILEWMERSDTCPVCDQEMVFNHS
- the LOC122643336 gene encoding G-type lectin S-receptor-like serine/threonine-protein kinase SD2-2 — its product is MDQITRAKVHLLMFSAAFICILAEIEFGSSSRVELDNSTRFFPRELLTDGIVIEKPADRELKLPCGLKILDGCRKGRIEAGSSISRENQNKPNSQTSFAQTSVISRRSQKLELGSVILAGNSTIWSENRTFELGFFSTDGESNWYVGIWYASIPIRTYVWVANRKSPVKNFTSSVMRFTEDGKLVITDSGDRNVWRTENAEEAVSAQLLETGNLVLLSRKGTMVWQSFDFPTDTWLPGMNITSRTSVECWRSESDPSPGNYSLRLKPPQYGEFELLFNGSKTYWSTGKWTGNSFANVPEMTVRYIYSFHFFHPFTAAASFMYTVISQDNSSRPPLTRFFIDSSGQLKQFTWSTQMESWNMFWCRPENWCSVYGLCGNLGFCSSRTQRPCECLAGFTPSDRRAWNSGDFSGGCRHKDDYLCNESDAFEEVGTVGFDAATGVSLSGSGSRSFCESSCLKNCSCIGITHNAETGLCENIHGNMLNLRNLTSGSTGEEVLYIRVGRQGSTKKKSKLMTVALIGGICGLVAIAGMAVLGIFMLRKKRNRKKEKEAVIPVTNLKVFSYKELSAATRGFSEKLGHGGFGTVFKGELPDSPPIAVKRLERPGGGEKEFRAEVCTIGNIQHVNLVRLRGFCSENSHRLLVYDYMQNGPLSAFLRRDGQSLSWDVRFRVAVGTAKGIAYLHEECRDCIIHCDIKPENILLDTDFSAKVSDFGLAKLIGRDFSRVLTTMRGTRGYVAPEWISGVAITAKADVYSYGMTLLEIVGGRRNVEKPLSAGREGVMEEKWFFPPWAARQIIEGNVAGVVDERLAGGYDPVEVERLALVAVWCIQDEEVARPTMSLVVKMLEGTVEVTVPPPPQLLQALISGDSFPGVGVSGLKPSSGAGVNSD